Genomic window (bacterium):
GGGATCGAGCAGGTCAATATAGAGCTTCTTCCTGACGGAAGAGATGCCATCAGGAATGCCTGTTGTGGGCATGGAGGCGATGCGTGATATGTCGGTTGCTCTGGCCAAGCTGACTTCATATATCTTTTTGCACTTCGCGCGCTCTCCAGACTTGCCGTCACGCTCGATCACAAGAAAGCAATCATTACCGACCGCAGTGATTTCATTTACGCAATATGCCGGAGAATCGAGTGGATAAAGATATTCGTTGGTCTTTCCAGTATCCAAGTCGATACGCAAAATTCGGACATTCGTGCCGATGCGTTTGAAACTTTTATCCAACCCACCGTCCTGAACAAGAGGGCTTTGCATAATGCCTACGAGATATCTGAAGTCGGGAGTGATAGTTAGGCCTTCCATACCTTTGTTGGGCTGCCTGCCGACTTTGTTGAGTTTCAATTCTCGCTTTGGATCTGAGTCGGGATACTTTATATTAAACTTCTCAGGTAAACTTACCTCGCGCACAAATTTGCCCTGCAAATCAAACTCGTAAATACAAGGTCCATATTCGTCCGAGATAAAGACCGTATCATCTTTCGAGACACAAATTCCTTCAGGATCGAATCTGGGGTCGGCGTCCGTTTTGCCGATAAGGTTTCTGCCGTTTTTGTCAGTCAGCAGAAACGTCTTCACAAGGTTCAACTTGATATTCGGCTTGACGGTAATATCGAAAAACTGGAGCCTTGTTTTATATGAAGTCACACCATCGACAGGACCTCTGTCGGGCAATGCTATGTATGAATTGCCTTTGCCTGTCCAGGTGATTGCCGAGCCGAACCCGCCTAATCTGTTCGATGGTGTCCCGTCTTCCAAGAGAGTGGAATCCGTGGAAAGGTCGGAGGATGTTGCAGAGACCTCGACCTTTCCAAGATATTGAATATCCGCTTTTGCATACTGATGTGAAAAGCAGACAGCAAACAAAATAAAGAGCGAGACAGCTTTCAAATACTTCATCTTAATCATCCCCGGCTGTGGCGGTCCATGGTCCACAGTCTTTGCCAGTATCGCCGGCATTCTCGCACAGCCCACCGCTGGGTCCGCCTGGCGGGTAGCTCCAAATGGTGCTTGCGCTCTTTGGGTTCCCCGAGTAGACGGACTTCGCCCACTTTACATGTCCGTCTATATACATGATGTTGGAGCCACCGTTATGGGCATCATAGTTGAACTTGTCCCAGAGCTGATCGCCTGTCATCTCAGTATCTCTGCCCTCAAAGAGCATGAATGACTTCGATGGCCGTCCCCAGTCCGATATGTGCCAGGAGGCATGCGGGATGTGCTCGTTGATTGTGTAGCTGCACCACATCGCATAGCCGTTCTTTTCGCTGCCGCTACGGTCGATCACTTTGCCGTAGGTGAGCCCCCACTTCTTGGCAAGGCCATAGTAGAGTGAGTATATCTGCCCTGTCTTTGTCAGAGGCTGATAGACCGGTTTGGCAGGGCAGCAGAAAATGTTTTTGGAGGCGCTGCCGCTCTGATAATCTGTCGGAGTCTGAGTGCCAAGGTATGGGCGGCACGTAAACATCCAATACCATTTCCCCCAATCCTCAGCACTCACTATATAGGACCCGCATTTGCATTCACAGTGCGAAAAGGAATCGTTGTTGTCTTGAGCATACATAAGCAGCGCCATGGAAATCTGCCTCATATTGGAAGCACATGATGACCGCTGTGCAGTCTGTTTTGTAGATACAAAAACAGGAAATAGTATTGCTGCCAGGATTGCAATAACCGCAATCACGACCAGCAGTTCTATTAGTGTAAATCCTTTTCGCATAGTTACGCCTCCTCAGGTAAGCGGCAATTAATCCACAACACTGACAACAGGCCTGCGAATTGCACGGCAGATCTGATCGGTATAGCTGCCGATGCGGTCGATCGAAGAAATGCCTTCAATTGTGACATAGTCGCCTACCTGGACCAGGCTCTGAGTGAAGTTCTTGGTTAGCGCTACTCGCAATCCCGTAACAGGAGAGGCCAGAGCAGGATCTTCATCGTCCAAACCCTCATACCTTGTCGGATAGGTCTGTTCGCCGATTGTCTTGTATATCAATAGCGTGCCGTCAACAAGGTGTGACCCGTCGTCGATGTAGATAAACTCCAAATTGTCGGGGTCGTCCTTCTCGTGCATGACGGCTGTGACCGTCCCAGCCACCTTCACATATGTGCCGACGTTGTTGAGACCGACTCCATCGGGCACACCGCATTGACCTGAGTTATCGATGTCACTGTAAAACCAGTCTCTCCCGCCGACGTTCTTGTTAGTCATAAAAACAGGATTCAGAAATGTGGTATCAAACGTGCTTTGGCTGACCGAATCCGAGTATATATATTTCTCGGTGTCTCTGCTCGTGCGGGTAACGCCTGAAATGTTCACATGCCAGCCTTCGCTGATGCCGTGCTGCGGCGCGTATACCTTGATCCCGGAAAAGCCCTGCTCACCCTGGACCCAGAAATAATCGGGATGGATCCTTGTAACGATCCCGTCTTCGATGGCAACTTTACGCCATTCGGCACTCTGCTTAGTCTCAACAATGCTTGTCTGGTCATGCTGAGTCGGCGCATTTTCAGCCTTAACTCTTATCATGTCGAAACGGAGCTTATTGTAGTAAGGGTCTTCATCGTATGTTTGTCCGATTCCACTTGCCGCATAATCCGAGCCGTAAGGGTCGAAAGCGGTCACAATTTTGAAAGCAAAATTTGGATTATTGTCGACTCCCACCGCACCAGTGAGGTCGACCGTATTATTGTTGAACCACCATGCCGTGGAGATTGGATCGCTGATCTCATGCGAAAACAGAGGGTCTGCAGAAACCCAAACCACCGGACTGGCGTTTATATTGGTCGTATAGAGCAAGCGTATGTTCTTTGCAGACTGCATTTTGTGCTTGACATCGAAACTGACCTTGATGCCAGAGCAGTCTGCAGTCGAAACGCGATACTCGATTCCTGCTTGAAGATTGTCGACTCCCTGAGTGGGATAGCCTGATGTGTCGAGACCCTTGCCTTTCAAAGATGGATCGCTGCTGCTGGAGAAGTCCCAGGGCTCCTCGTCATGGAAAAAATCATCGGAATAGCCGTCACCATCCAGTACGACACCACCGATAAGATATGCCTGTGAAATTCCGTCGCCATAATCGGCATTCAGATCACGCTGGTCGTTAAAATCCCACAGCGCAATTGTCTTATCCTCGGCAACCACGGGATCGTTATAGACCTTGATCAGGTCGAGACGCCATTTTCTCGAAGCAGCGTAGACGGAGCCGTCACATGGCATATATTGACCTGCACCGGGCTGCCAGGCAGCTACAATACGAAACTTAAAACTAGCGTTATCCGATACACCCGGCATGCTCGAAAGATCGACTTCGCGGTTCAAATACCATTGATCGCCGGAATCGATCCAGGTGGGACCATCAATCCAGGTGCTGCCATCGGTAGTGTATTGAAAGAGCACGGTATTTGGGCTGGTTTCGCCGTTCTTGATGTTGTGGCGGAGATCGAATTTGACACGAATATTGCTCTGCCCGGCGGTCGATACATTAAACTGCATCCCAGCGGTCTTATTCGCCGCAGTCTGTGCAGGCCATGTGCTGACTTCAAGCGAGTAGTAGCCCGGGTCGTTCGGATCGACCTTGCCGGGATCATTTTCAAATCCATACTGCGTCCCGCCGATAAAAGACATAGTGCCGGAGCCGGTGTCGACCGTAGTGTTGCCGTCGTTGAAGTCCCAAAGGGCCAGTGTATCGGCTTGCCCCAAGGTTGGAATCATCAACGAGGCCAGTATAATGCCAAAAGCAACAATGCGATTTATCATGTTTATCCTCCAATAAAAAGTAGCCGCACGCAAAGGAGAAAACGTGCGGCTAAATAGCACCGGAATATTATTTTCTGCGTCTGGAAGTAAATCCACATATTCCGGTTAGACCGGTCAGAATTGCAAGCAGACTTGCGGGCTCTGGGACTGGAGCGCCATAGTAAGTGCCTGGGTTACCCAGATCACTCGCTGTGCTCGCCCAGGAGCCGTAGGCATCGCCCACGCTTGCAAGAGTCCATGACAAACTTGCACTTGTCAGGCCGAGGTCGCTTGACGGCATGGTGCAGCTCTTGCACTGTGTTCTGGGTCCTTTACCGGGCTGATCATCGTAAGTCAGTGAGTCGACCAGGCTGCCCGATGCATCGTAGATATTGATTGCATCGGAGCGTCCGAGGTTCGAGTTGGAATTGGGCCCATAAACTTTGACAGAAGCTGCAAGCCCCCACTGCGTTCTGAATGTGCTCGCATCGATGTCGGTGAGGATCACTGACTCGCCCGCATTGACAACTCCGAAAATGCTGCCGAACATCAAGTCGAATGGGGCTGCGTCAGAATCACTGTATGACCAGTCGGTCATGTCGATGGCTGATGTGCTCATGTTGGTGAACTCGACGAACTCACAGCCGTTTCCAGAATACATCCACTCCGTAATCTGAATTCCCTGGGCGTTTGCTGAAGCTGCAAATCCAAGCAAAACCATAATTACTGCAAATGCTCTTTTCATCCTTTTCCTCCTGTGTGTAGCTTATTACAGCGTCGAGGATATGTTACACACGCCAGCTTGCCGGCATCTTACAGTGATACTAATTTCAAAATAACTTTTTGGAATTTTTGATCTTGGAAGATATTTGCATTCAGTCAATTGTAGTGAGCTGTTGACTGTGTGATCTATTGTGCAGAAAACTCGAATAGGTCGGAACATATAGTGCCCTTGTCAACCTTGCTGCTGCTATGCTATGAGAAGTGGTTTTGAGCCTGAGGGACTATTTGACAACACAACCGTCAAATATGATTAACTGACTACTGTGTTCCAATTAAATGCGCACATTACATGTGAAACACCGGATTTTGGACTAGAATTGACCTGTGCTGAGTAAAACTAAAGTGCATGCCTGCTGGACCTCAATACCGGATTCTTTGCATCGGCTCGCCAGTGTGTCGTTTTCTGCTCCGGGGTTTAGTATCACGCGGCGGGGATGGGCTTTAATTATCTCTTCTATGAGGGGTGTGGAATTGTTTTGCCCGAGGTAGATTGTTATAGTGTCAAGTTTTTCTTCAATTGCGTCGAGCCTGGGAAAGCATCTCAATCCATCTATTGGCCTGCCTGACGGGTGAACCGGAAAGACAGCATAACCGTGATCGGCTAATAGCTTAACGGCTTTATATGAATAGCGCTCGGGTTTTGCTGAAGCGCCAAGGACTGCAACATTATATTTCATCATTTGACCTCCTGGCCGATCTATTATACCGTGATGATAAATTTCTGAAAATGGATCGGATGTTCGATTGACAGCCGCTTTATGAAGGGGTATTATGATCGACACAAGGATCAGTCTTACAGATGTTTGACAAAGGAGGTCAGCGAGTTGGGCGTGCAATATTCGGCAAGACCAAAACCCGAACGTGTTCCACCCCGCAGGCGGAGGCCGAAGCGCTCCGTTTGGAGAAAGATCGTCTGGCCGTTGGTCAAAGTAAGCGTGATCGTCGCACTTGTATTGTTCGTTGTCGGTAAGGTTACAAGGCCCTTCAGACTCTACAGCCGGGAATACCGCGAAACAAAACAGATTGCACTCCAGCTTGATGCTCTGCGTAAAGAAAACGCTGCTCTGGAACGGCAGATCAAATATCTCAAGACAGCCGAAGGCTCAGCACAGGCTGCCCGCAAACTTGGATGGGTAAAACCTGGGGAGATCACGCTCGTTCTGCCTGACTCAAACAGCAAGGATCAGCGCAAGTAGCCGATTTCAGTCACCGCACTCGGATATAGCTATCACCCATTATGCCACTGGAGTGATAAGCACAACCAAATCCGGCACCAGCCAGAGATGGATTACCAGACGCTCAGAATACACACCTATACATCAGTAGACTCAAGTATACCCTCATCCAACCAGTATCGGTTCAAGCAGACGTACAATCATTGCCTGTTTGAGCGCTCGAATTCCTCTCGCTAAAAACAAGATTGGCTTGAGCCGACGGCGGGGTAACTTTTTTGAGATATGGACAACTCAGAGAACCACTTTCGAGAAATGTATGTTAAGGCGCTGCAGGCGCTGAATGAGTCCGGCATAGACTATATGCTCGGCGGCGCATTTGCGATCTACCATTACACCAACTGGTGGCGCGATACTCATGACATAGACGTGTATATGGTCAAGGACGACGTGGCGGATGCGGCACGAGTGCTGGATAAGGCGGGTTTTGTCGACATAGGCGAACAGGCGGAAGGGGATAAGAATTGGATTTATCATACAAGCTGCGATTCGGTGATCGTGGATGTGATATGGCGCTTTGCCAACCTTGAAAACTATATATCCAGAGACTGGTTTGACAGAGCGCCGATAGGCCGGTTCCTGGGGATGGATGTCAGGTTTATTCCGTTGGAAGAGATCGTATGGATCAAGACATTTGTAATAAACCGGCATCGGTGCGACTGGCCGGATGTAATGCGCGTTTTCAAGGCTCAGTGCGGCAATCTGGACTGGGACAGGCTCCTTGAGCTGCTCGACGAGCACTGGCTGCTGCTGGCGGGCTTGATAGACGTATTCGACTGGCAGCACCCGGAATCTGTGAAATGCGTGCCTGGGCGGATCAGGAAGGAAATCGCGGAAAGACGCAGGCGGTATACTGCAAATCCTCCGTCTGGAGTCGAGCGCGAACACCTGCTAGACCCGTGGATACACTACAGGAAGGATAAATATGCGCTTTGGCGGGATGAATAACCCGATGGTCGATATAACCGAGGAGATTATCCTTATGGCCGACCTCGGCTTCGACTTCATCGACCTTACTCTGGAACCCGAGGAGACTTATTCGGCGACAATCAATGTCAAAAAAGTCACCAGGGCTCTTTCCAGAGTTGGGCTGGGTATTGTCGGGCATACGGCCTGGTATCTGCCTGTCGCTTCGCCATTTCCCGAAATCAGAAAGGTGGCAATAAAAGAGCTTGAGAGGTGCATGAAGGTCTTTAGGGACCTGGGCGCAGAGAAGATGAACGTGCATCCATATACCAGGATTCCGCTTCATGAAGAGGACTGGGTGATTGCCCAGAATATTGAGGTTCTGGCGGAACTGGTCAATTGCGGCAGTGAGATCGGAATACGACTGATGGTAGAGAATATGCCTCACTTCAGCCGTGTATCGCAGCTCAAGCCCATATTTGAAGCCGTGCCCGAAATTGAGCTGCTTCTTGATGTCGGCCATGCCAATCTGGATACTCCGCGCAACTACAGCGAGGAGCTTATCGCCCATTTCAGCGAGAGGCTGGCACATGTCCATGTTCACGACAACCGTGGCGGCAACGACGATATGCACCTGCCGCTTGGAGTTGGAAACATAAACTGGCTGCGAGTTGTGCGTGCTCTGAAGAATGCTAACTATGACGACACGATCACCATTGAGGTCTTTGGTGATGATGACGATTACCTGGTGATGAGCCGCGATAAGCTGAAATACTTGTGGGAGCATACACAAGCAGGTGAAAAGTGAGGGCTAGGCAACACTCAGTGCAGTAAGCATCTCTCCAACGTTGTGAGCCATAAACTCCACTGCGCTTATCGCACGCGGGTAATCCATGCGGGTTGGGCCGAGCACACCAATAGTGCCCGCAGTTCGCCCGCCTATGCTGTAGGTCGCCCCAACAAAGCTGCAGTCACGCATCTCATCAAGCGGATTTTCCGAGCCGATGATTACACAGACTTCCTGGTCAAGATAAACGGCTGAGAACAATTTGTAGAGAGCACTCTTCTTTTCGAGAACCGAAAGCACTGCCTCAAGCCTCTCGGCATCCTTGAACTCAGGCTGTGCTATAAAATAACTGGCACCCTCCAGATGTACATCCACTTCCTCAGACGGCTCGATCTCCTGTTTGAGAAACTGCAGCACTCTTCCCAGCAGCTTAGTCATGCCGGCATCCTCATCCACCGGTTCCATAGCCTTGGACGTCACATCATCCAATGCATGACCGGCAAGCCTTTGCGATAAGAAATTGGTCGCCTTAATGTTGTCGCACCTGTCAGAATCGATCAGTTCATGAAGCACTTTCCCATTATCGAGCACGATCACAGCAAGCATCTTGCCATGGCCGATATCTGCGACACTCACATGGCTTATAGTCGCGTCGCGCACAACCGGATGTGTGGCTACGGACGTATAGTGCGCAAGGTCCGAGAGAATCCGGCAGCTCTGCTCGATTATGATATCGACCTCCGTCCGTCGTGACTCCATTCTTTCTTTCGCTCTGGCTGCTGTTTGAGAGTTCATATGCAGCTGACCCATGAGCCGGTCGACAAAAAATCTGTAGCCGAGGTCTGAGGGAATGCGTCCGGCGGATGTGTGCGGTTGATGAAGGTAACCAAGCTCAGCCAATTCGGCAAGCTCACTGCGGATGGTGGCGGATTTGACCCCGAACTCATAACGCTGGGCAAGTTGATGCGAACCCACAGGCTCGACAGTGCGGACATAATCCGTGACCACTGCCTTGAGTATGACCTGTTTACGAAAGTCGAGAGGGGTAATCGGAAAACTTCTCATAACAAACACCGTTTGCGGCCACAACCGCACCTAAGTGGATATTATCACTCAAACGAGAAGGTGTCAATACCGCCACCAGCCTATCATCATCTATGAACTTGTTACCATACTCTTATCGTTTGATCAAACACCTCATCTTTCTTAGTGAGTATATGCATTATTGAGATCAGTTTACATAAGGCGGACGCCAGAGCTTGCGGATGTCATCCAAGTCCATTCTGACCAGCGCGCAGCGGTCTAGGCCGAAAGCAAAACTGATTGCGCCGAAGCGTGATGGGTCAAGCCCGGCTTTGATGAGCCATTCATCTTGCGCGATTCCTCCCGCTGCTATGTTTGTCCAGCGTTCTCGCCAAAGTGCCTCATAGTGTCGCTCCTCTTTCACGAACGGGTAAAGCTCTTCAGAACCCGATCTGACATCTACACCGGGGATGACCTCAGTTGCCGTGCGAAATATAATCTCATCGAGGTCTTTCATATCAAGACCCTTCGCAACCCATAAAACCTCTGCCTGGTGATGTACTTCGAGTATCGTCTCCGACTCTGTGTGACCAGCCCGAAAAACCCGTCCCACAGTAATTAGTTTGCATTGCCCTCCACCGTTGTGCATCCAGTGGTTTACCATCTGCGAGGTCAGTTCCGGCCGCAGCATTCTGTGTTCATCAATAACATAAGTTACCCTTTGTTCGACGTCGGGTTCAAGCATTGAAGTTTTGCGCTCGCATATCTCGTCAAGCTCTACTTCTTCAAAATCAGTAAAGCATGAACGAAATGCTTGCCATAACTCGCGAACGGGGTGCCCCTCTATTTCTAGTGGCCGCGGCAATTCCAGAAGCTTACGAATACGCTCTGGGAAATCCTTCGGCAGGGCATGGGTCTTGAGTTCATCGTTTACCATTTGGACCATCCTCTCTTTGAGCCGGGTCCGTGAAGAGTGCAGGCGGTTGTTGACTGTCGATACCGGCACTTCAAGGAACTCGGCTACGTCTTTCTGGCTGTAACCGTTGATATAGAACAGGGTGGTCACTGTCCGCTCACTCTCCGGCAGGGACGAGATAGCTTTTAGCACCATCTCACGCATCTCATGAGCTTCGGCAAGTGCTGCCGGGTCCGGGTCACCGGAAGCAACCTCGTTCACGGATTCCAGAGACACGGTCTGGAAGTGTCTTTTGCGCTTGATGCGGTCGCAGTGCTTGAAGATGATCTTTCTGAACCAACCGGGAAACGCATCAGGATCTCGAAGCGCATCCAGGTCACGATATGCCTGAATAAACGCTTCCTGTGCAGCATCCTCAGCAAGATGAAAATCACCCATCACTGAATATGCATACGCAAGCGCCATATCTTGAAAACGTCCAACTATTATGCCGAATGCATCCAGGTCACCATTCCTCGCCCTATCTACCAGCGACTTCAGTTCGTCCATGTCCACTCCTGTTATGTTTTGGAAGGCCCTCCATATTATAAGACCCAGTTAAACGATGATATCTTTAAAAACAAAAATGCCACCTGGTATGCTCAGGTGGCAAAAGAAATGGTTACTGAGAAGATTATTCTCCGAAATTCAAGACAATGCGCCCATCTTCCGGCAGCATAAGGACAGATTCACCCTGCCGTCTCTCAAAGTGTCCTGATGAACACCGGACTATATAATCAAATCCTTCATGCCTGTAGGCCAGAGAATCGGCTGTCACATCGACTAGATCAATCGACTTGTCAGCGCTCCAACTCATCTCCAGCGCCCAATCGCATCCCTTATTCTCAATCTCCAGACAATCAGGCTTACAGAGGATTTCAAAGTTACCGCAATCAACCAGCGGCCATGAAATATGCAG
Coding sequences:
- a CDS encoding esterase-like activity of phytase family protein — encoded protein: MPAILAKTVDHGPPQPGMIKMKYLKAVSLFILFAVCFSHQYAKADIQYLGKVEVSATSSDLSTDSTLLEDGTPSNRLGGFGSAITWTGKGNSYIALPDRGPVDGVTSYKTRLQFFDITVKPNIKLNLVKTFLLTDKNGRNLIGKTDADPRFDPEGICVSKDDTVFISDEYGPCIYEFDLQGKFVREVSLPEKFNIKYPDSDPKRELKLNKVGRQPNKGMEGLTITPDFRYLVGIMQSPLVQDGGLDKSFKRIGTNVRILRIDLDTGKTNEYLYPLDSPAYCVNEITAVGNDCFLVIERDGKSGERAKCKKIYEVSLARATDISRIASMPTTGIPDGISSVRKKLYIDLLDPKFGLPGKAFPEKIEGIAIGPDLDDGRRLLLISSDNDFKPDAPSVMFAFAVS
- a CDS encoding prepilin-type N-terminal cleavage/methylation domain-containing protein, encoding MRKGFTLIELLVVIAVIAILAAILFPVFVSTKQTAQRSSCASNMRQISMALLMYAQDNNDSFSHCECKCGSYIVSAEDWGKWYWMFTCRPYLGTQTPTDYQSGSASKNIFCCPAKPVYQPLTKTGQIYSLYYGLAKKWGLTYGKVIDRSGSEKNGYAMWCSYTINEHIPHASWHISDWGRPSKSFMLFEGRDTEMTGDQLWDKFNYDAHNGGSNIMYIDGHVKWAKSVYSGNPKSASTIWSYPPGGPSGGLCENAGDTGKDCGPWTATAGDD
- a CDS encoding lamin tail domain-containing protein → MKRAFAVIMVLLGFAASANAQGIQITEWMYSGNGCEFVEFTNMSTSAIDMTDWSYSDSDAAPFDLMFGSIFGVVNAGESVILTDIDASTFRTQWGLAASVKVYGPNSNSNLGRSDAINIYDASGSLVDSLTYDDQPGKGPRTQCKSCTMPSSDLGLTSASLSWTLASVGDAYGSWASTASDLGNPGTYYGAPVPEPASLLAILTGLTGICGFTSRRRK
- a CDS encoding CoA-binding protein, with protein sequence MMKYNVAVLGASAKPERYSYKAVKLLADHGYAVFPVHPSGRPIDGLRCFPRLDAIEEKLDTITIYLGQNNSTPLIEEIIKAHPRRVILNPGAENDTLASRCKESGIEVQQACTLVLLSTGQF
- a CDS encoding septum formation initiator family protein: MQYSARPKPERVPPRRRRPKRSVWRKIVWPLVKVSVIVALVLFVVGKVTRPFRLYSREYRETKQIALQLDALRKENAALERQIKYLKTAEGSAQAARKLGWVKPGEITLVLPDSNSKDQRK
- a CDS encoding nucleotidyltransferase family protein, which gives rise to MDNSENHFREMYVKALQALNESGIDYMLGGAFAIYHYTNWWRDTHDIDVYMVKDDVADAARVLDKAGFVDIGEQAEGDKNWIYHTSCDSVIVDVIWRFANLENYISRDWFDRAPIGRFLGMDVRFIPLEEIVWIKTFVINRHRCDWPDVMRVFKAQCGNLDWDRLLELLDEHWLLLAGLIDVFDWQHPESVKCVPGRIRKEIAERRRRYTANPPSGVEREHLLDPWIHYRKDKYALWRDE
- a CDS encoding sugar phosphate isomerase/epimerase, translated to MRFGGMNNPMVDITEEIILMADLGFDFIDLTLEPEETYSATINVKKVTRALSRVGLGIVGHTAWYLPVASPFPEIRKVAIKELERCMKVFRDLGAEKMNVHPYTRIPLHEEDWVIAQNIEVLAELVNCGSEIGIRLMVENMPHFSRVSQLKPIFEAVPEIELLLDVGHANLDTPRNYSEELIAHFSERLAHVHVHDNRGGNDDMHLPLGVGNINWLRVVRALKNANYDDTITIEVFGDDDDYLVMSRDKLKYLWEHTQAGEK
- the hrcA gene encoding heat-inducible transcriptional repressor HrcA, which produces MRSFPITPLDFRKQVILKAVVTDYVRTVEPVGSHQLAQRYEFGVKSATIRSELAELAELGYLHQPHTSAGRIPSDLGYRFFVDRLMGQLHMNSQTAARAKERMESRRTEVDIIIEQSCRILSDLAHYTSVATHPVVRDATISHVSVADIGHGKMLAVIVLDNGKVLHELIDSDRCDNIKATNFLSQRLAGHALDDVTSKAMEPVDEDAGMTKLLGRVLQFLKQEIEPSEEVDVHLEGASYFIAQPEFKDAERLEAVLSVLEKKSALYKLFSAVYLDQEVCVIIGSENPLDEMRDCSFVGATYSIGGRTAGTIGVLGPTRMDYPRAISAVEFMAHNVGEMLTALSVA
- a CDS encoding sigma-70 family RNA polymerase sigma factor, with product MDELKSLVDRARNGDLDAFGIIVGRFQDMALAYAYSVMGDFHLAEDAAQEAFIQAYRDLDALRDPDAFPGWFRKIIFKHCDRIKRKRHFQTVSLESVNEVASGDPDPAALAEAHEMREMVLKAISSLPESERTVTTLFYINGYSQKDVAEFLEVPVSTVNNRLHSSRTRLKERMVQMVNDELKTHALPKDFPERIRKLLELPRPLEIEGHPVRELWQAFRSCFTDFEEVELDEICERKTSMLEPDVEQRVTYVIDEHRMLRPELTSQMVNHWMHNGGGQCKLITVGRVFRAGHTESETILEVHHQAEVLWVAKGLDMKDLDEIIFRTATEVIPGVDVRSGSEELYPFVKEERHYEALWRERWTNIAAGGIAQDEWLIKAGLDPSRFGAISFAFGLDRCALVRMDLDDIRKLWRPPYVN